A single window of Oceanococcus atlanticus DNA harbors:
- a CDS encoding TonB-dependent receptor family protein: MTRRSKRVAAGPAWLCAMLVGPALAQPARLDTLTVNAPEAPPLAISHIAADDLIAPDHRSLAQWLNLSPGVFALNNDNAAQGVRVSIRGFGAQAAFGVRGIRVSLDGVPLTLPDGQSDLDLLDLKLIDRMSVVRGPSSSLFGNASGGVVALNSRPIVAGEARLQAESRGDGGRSARAEYSTAIGSTALRASLAQSHFDGPRDHSHVDARWSHLNGHYAGADSQFSFGVSDLQVDALDPGALNASDMRSDREAARAANVEFNAGETIRQQRLHARWDKTLDNRWHIDSVAYLGQRDFANRLPFSNGGQSTFERSFAGLGLTLSAPHQAVFDRPQRFSVGIDSQWQADDRQRYDNNPGGQRGDLTLEQRERAQVLGLFLRNSLAISQRWEISTGVRQDWLTLRTSDRFLSDGNDSGERQLNDLSGDLNLRHKNAAHTTYLRLSTAYQTPTISELANPAGGGFNPDLNSSRSHGLELGWLGQTASLSYELVTFLIGSDDELQSFELEDQPGRSFYRNGGRSQRYGADLALQWSVNDWQANLAYSLLIAEYADGELDGKRLPGLPRQTLNLSGAYHWTQQLTLALHLIARDALYADDLNTVNVAGHLRANLTAAWTLLRSARQQLRLEMAIDNVLDTEYADNIRINAFGGRAFEPASGRLARASLSWHF; the protein is encoded by the coding sequence GTGACGCGGCGCAGTAAGCGCGTCGCGGCAGGACCGGCATGGCTGTGCGCCATGCTGGTCGGCCCGGCGCTGGCGCAACCGGCGCGCCTGGATACCCTGACCGTCAACGCCCCGGAGGCGCCGCCGTTGGCTATCAGCCATATCGCCGCGGACGATCTCATCGCACCCGACCACCGCAGTCTGGCGCAATGGCTGAACCTCAGCCCCGGCGTCTTCGCCCTGAACAATGACAACGCCGCCCAGGGCGTGCGGGTGTCGATTCGCGGTTTCGGTGCACAGGCCGCATTCGGCGTACGCGGCATCCGTGTGAGTCTTGATGGCGTGCCGCTGACTCTGCCTGACGGGCAAAGTGATTTGGATTTGCTGGATCTCAAGCTGATTGACCGCATGAGCGTGGTCCGCGGGCCCAGCTCCAGCTTGTTTGGCAACGCCAGTGGCGGTGTCGTGGCATTGAACAGCCGCCCGATCGTAGCCGGTGAGGCACGCTTGCAAGCGGAAAGTCGCGGGGACGGCGGGCGCAGCGCGCGCGCTGAATACAGTACCGCCATCGGAAGCACGGCACTCAGGGCGTCACTGGCGCAGTCCCACTTTGACGGCCCGCGCGACCACAGTCATGTCGATGCCCGTTGGTCGCACCTCAATGGGCACTACGCTGGCGCGGACTCACAGTTCAGCTTTGGCGTCAGTGATCTGCAGGTCGATGCGCTGGATCCGGGTGCGCTTAATGCCAGCGACATGCGAAGTGATCGTGAGGCCGCCCGCGCCGCCAATGTCGAATTCAATGCCGGCGAAACGATCCGGCAACAACGCCTGCATGCACGCTGGGACAAAACGCTGGACAACAGGTGGCATATCGACAGCGTGGCCTATCTGGGCCAGCGCGACTTCGCCAACCGGCTGCCGTTCAGCAATGGTGGACAAAGCACCTTTGAGCGTAGCTTTGCAGGTCTCGGCCTGACACTGTCAGCGCCGCACCAGGCTGTGTTTGATCGGCCACAACGTTTCAGCGTCGGCATCGATAGCCAATGGCAAGCCGACGACCGTCAGCGCTACGACAACAATCCCGGCGGTCAACGCGGCGATTTGACCCTGGAGCAACGTGAGCGGGCCCAGGTTCTCGGCCTGTTCCTGCGCAACAGCCTGGCCATCAGCCAGCGCTGGGAAATCAGCACCGGGGTCCGTCAGGACTGGCTCACACTCAGGACCAGCGACCGCTTCCTGAGCGACGGCAATGACAGCGGCGAACGCCAGCTCAACGACCTCAGTGGCGATCTTAATTTGCGCCACAAAAACGCCGCACATACGACCTACCTACGCCTGTCAACGGCCTACCAGACACCAACCATCAGTGAGCTGGCCAACCCTGCTGGGGGCGGCTTCAATCCCGACCTGAATTCCAGTCGCTCACACGGGCTCGAGCTTGGCTGGCTCGGCCAGACAGCATCACTGAGTTATGAACTCGTGACCTTCCTGATCGGCAGCGATGACGAGTTGCAATCCTTCGAGCTCGAAGACCAGCCTGGGCGCAGCTTTTACCGCAACGGCGGACGCAGCCAGCGCTACGGTGCTGACCTTGCACTGCAATGGTCCGTCAATGATTGGCAAGCCAATCTGGCCTACAGTCTACTGATCGCCGAATATGCTGACGGCGAGCTGGATGGCAAACGCCTGCCCGGATTGCCGCGGCAAACCCTCAACCTCAGCGGTGCATACCACTGGACGCAACAGCTGACCCTTGCGTTGCATCTCATCGCGCGGGATGCGCTTTACGCCGACGATCTCAATACAGTGAACGTTGCAGGCCATCTGCGCGCCAATCTGACCGCTGCCTGGACGCTGTTACGCAGCGCCCGGCAACAGCTCAGGCTGGAGATGGCAATCGACAATGTGCTGGACACCGAATACGCCGACAACATTCGCATCAACGCATTCGGCGGCCGCGCCTTTGAGCCGGCCTCAGGCCGGCTCGCCAGAGCCAGCCTTAGCTGGCACTTTTAA